One window of the Zea mays cultivar B73 chromosome 3, Zm-B73-REFERENCE-NAM-5.0, whole genome shotgun sequence genome contains the following:
- the LOC109945194 gene encoding uncharacterized protein, which translates to MQTNGKMPSVPAGDQGGFVPATDVMTEMIRVGASAAANADDATASSAGAAPAAVGLVAAVPGGPRAMRWNNNTSGFILRRMAQLLSDGSRPDKVFKDKDVNSVAKALKEYSGEVVSPTQVYNHLRKWRQKWSRVSKLKDLSGALWDSDSNAILLDQEHYLGHCKDHPKDAEFLNCPIRFYTEMEAIFGHAMATGKFALGSGEALGQNQVDSVAAKVEGPAFTYISEERAQTDVGKGSKATEIPSIAVGRKRKRGNFSEDEMLMLTNMSDAVNNVANALRETGPAHVDGNLYLAVMEMPGYSEEALIVAYTFLLDNKAQGRGFVHMTEAHRNIWLRTFLAKNYYMLVCTTTHSLFLPTLSFDYN; encoded by the exons ATGCAAACCAATGGTAAGATGCCTTCAGTCCCAGCTGGTGATCAGGGTGGGTTTGTCCCAGCTACTGATGTGATGACTGAGATGATAAGGGTTGGTGCTAGTGCAGCAGCTAACGCTGATGATGCTACTGCATCTAGTGCCGGTGCTGCTCCAGCAGCAGTTGGTCTTGTTGCTGCTGTTCCCGGGGGTCCTAGGGCAATGAGGTGGAACAACAACACCTCTGGATTTATTCTTAGGAGGATGGCTCAACTTCTTAGTGATGGTAGCAGGCCTGACAAGGTATTCAAGGACAAGGATGTCAACTCTGTGGCCAAAGCCCTTAAGGAGTACAGTGGGGAGGTAGTGAGCCCAACTCAGGTGTATAACCACTTGAGGAAATGGAGGCAAAAATGGTCTAGGGTGTCTAAGCTCAAAGACCTTAGTGGGGCTTTATGGGATAGTGACTCCAATGCTATCTTGCTTGATCAGGAGCACTACCTTGGCCACTGCAAG GACCATCCAAAAGATGCAGAGTTCCTAAACTGCCCTATTAGGTTCTACACTGAGATGGAGGCCATTTTTGGCCATGCTATGGCCACTGGCAAATTTGCACTTGGTTCTGGTGAAGCCTTAGGACAGAACCAGGTTGATAGTGTTGCTGCCAAGGTTGAGGGACCTGCCTTCACCTATATCTCTGAAGAGAGAGCACAAACTGATGTTGGAAAGGGTAGCAAGGCCACCGAGATCCCCTCCATAGCTGTGGGTaggaagaggaagagagggaACTTCAGTGAAGATGAGATGCTTATGTTGACCAATATGTCTGATGCAGTGAACAATGTGGCTAATGCCCTTAGAGAGACTGGACCTGCCCATGTGGATGGTAACCTCTACCTAGCTGTGATGGAGATGCCTGGCTATTCTGAGGAGGCACTGATTGTTGCCTACACCTTCCTCCTGGACAACAAGGCTCAAGGCAGGGGCTTTGTTCACATGACTGAGGCACATAGAAACATTTGGCTTAGGACCTTCCTAGCCAAGAACTACTACATGTTGGTGTGCACCACCACCCACTCTCTCTTCCTGCCCACTCTCTCTTTTGACTACAACTGA
- the LOC100284789 gene encoding Inorganic pyrophosphatase 1, whose amino-acid sequence MAGVVVVFDFDKTIIDVDSDNWVVDSLGFTEPFERLLPTMPWNTLMDTMMGELHAHGRTLDDVAEALRAAPVVAGVPAAIKAAYALGCDLRVLSDANAFFIDTVLAHHGLLGCFSQINTNPSHPDADADGRLRIGPYHDLHGCGVGTCPPNMCKGQVLDRILREASSSAAGRKRVVYLGDGRGDYCPALRLAREDFVMPRRGFPVWDLICEDPARLQAEVHPWADGAELEETLLRLVGRARVEEAALLPPLDCKLESMPVAAQEGMGPIMPLGVKH is encoded by the coding sequence ATGGCCGGGGTCGTTGTGGTGTTCGACTTCGACAAGACGATCATCGACGTCGACAGCGACAACTGGGTCGTGGACAGCCTCGGCTTCACCGAGCCGTTCGAGCGCCTCCTGCCCACCATGCCCTGGAACACGCTCATGGACACCATGATGGGGGAGCTGCACGCGCACGGCAGGACCCTGGACGACGTCGCCGAGGCGCTCCGTGCGGCGCCCGTCGTCGCGGGCGTCCCCGCCGCCATCAAGGCCGCCTACGCGCTCGGCTGCGACCTGCGCGTCCTCAGCGACGCCAACGCCTTCTTCATCGACACCGTCCTGGCGCACCACGGCCTGCTGGGCTGCTTCTCCCAGATCAACACCAACCCCAGCCACcccgacgccgacgccgacggCCGCCTCCGCATCGGGCCCTACCACGACCTGCACGGGTGCGGCGTCGGCACCTGCCCGCCCAACATGTGCAAGGGCCAGGTGCTGGACCGCATCCTCCGCGAGGCGTCGTCGTCGGCCGCCGGCAGGAAGCGCGTCGTGTACCTGGGCGACGGCCGCGGCGACTACTGCCCGGCGCTGCGGCTGGCAAGGGAGGACTTCGTCATGCCGCGCAGGGGCTTCCCCGTGTGGGACCTCATCTGCGAGGACCCCGCGCGGCTGCAGGCGGAGGTGCACCCCTGGGCCGACGGCGCCGAGCTGGAGGAGACGCTGCTGCGCCTCGTCGGGAGGGCGCGCGTGGAGGAGGCCGCACTGCTGCCGCCGCTCGACTGCAAGCTCGAGTCCATGCCCGTTGCCGCGCAGGAGGGCATGGGACCCATCATGCCGCTCGGCGTCAAGCACTGA